The following are encoded in a window of Capricornis sumatraensis isolate serow.1 chromosome 7, serow.2, whole genome shotgun sequence genomic DNA:
- the RPL34 gene encoding large ribosomal subunit protein eL34, whose translation MVQRLTYRRRLSYNTASNKTRLSRTPGNRIVYLYTKKVGKAPKSACGVCPGRLRGVRAVRPKVLMRLSKTKKHVSRAYGGSMCAKCVRDRIKRAFLIEEQKIVVKVLKAQAQSQKAK comes from the exons ATGGTGCAGCGTCTGACATACCGTCGTAGGCTATCCTACAATACAGCCTCTAACAAAACCAGGCT GTCCCGAACCCCTGGTAATCGAATTGTTTACCTTTATACCAAGAAGGTTGGGAAAGCACCAAAATCTGCATGTGGTGTGTGCCCAGGCCGACTTAGAGGG GTTCGCGCTGTGAGACCAAAAGTTCTCATGAGGTTgtctaaaacaaagaaacatgtcAGCCGAGCATATGGTGGTTCCATGTGTGCTAAATGTGTCCGCGACAG gatCAAGCGCGCTTTCCTTATTGAAGAGCAGAAGATCGTTGTGAAAGTATTGAAAGCACAAGCACAGAGTCAGAAagctaaataa